TTTGCATTATTTATTCCTAATGCTTCAAAACCTTTCTCATCTAGTTCTAAAGCTAAACTATAATCTCCAGTTTTAGCTATTTTTCCATCACTTAAAATATGTACAAAATCTGGTTTTATAAGCTCTAAAAGTCTATCATAGTGAGTAATCATAAGAATAGATTTTTTTCCATCAAGCATTGAGTTTATAACATTTGCAACAATTTTAATAGCATCAACATCAAGTCCACTATCTATCTCATCTAGCATTATTAAATCTGGATTTAGCATTAGAAGTTGTACAAGCTCGTTTCTTTTTTTCTCTCCACCACTAAAGCCATCATTTAAATCTCTTTGTAATAGTTTTCTATCAATATCAAATTTATTTGTCTCTTCTTTTACAAGTTTTAAAAACTCCATTGCATCTAGTTCATCTTTACCTTCATATGCTCTTTTTGCGTTCATAGCAGTTCTTAAAAAATAGCTATTATTTACTCCAGCAACTTCTACAGGACTTTGAAAACTCATAAAAATACCTTCATTTGCTCTAGTTGTTACATCCATTTGTAGCAAATCTTTCTTTTTAAATGTAACTTTACCACTAGTAACTTCACAGTCATAATGAGCAGCAAGTGTTTTAACTAAAGTAGATTTTCCAGCTCCATTTACACCCATTAAAGCGTGAATTTCACCCTCTTTAATCTCTAAATTTAATCCTTTTAAAATCT
Above is a genomic segment from Aliarcobacter cryaerophilus containing:
- the sufC gene encoding Fe-S cluster assembly ATPase SufC, with the protein product MSTKNTLLKIEDLKVNINGNEILKGLNLEIKEGEIHALMGVNGAGKSTLVKTLAAHYDCEVTSGKVTFKKKDLLQMDVTTRANEGIFMSFQSPVEVAGVNNSYFLRTAMNAKRAYEGKDELDAMEFLKLVKEETNKFDIDRKLLQRDLNDGFSGGEKKRNELVQLLMLNPDLIMLDEIDSGLDVDAIKIVANVINSMLDGKKSILMITHYDRLLELIKPDFVHILSDGKIAKTGDYSLALELDEKGFEALGINNANS